The Rhodocytophaga rosea genome has a segment encoding these proteins:
- the thrA gene encoding bifunctional aspartate kinase/homoserine dehydrogenase I — protein MKVLKFGGTSVKSPEMIRKSGAIVQAALAEEPVAVVFSAMSGITDQLAGVAALASQGNETYLQGLKEIEKKHISAVSELLPIQQQSSVLASVKMILNELEDVLQGLFLLKELTPKSRDFVMSFGERLSSYLITEYFKSIGMNASLTDSRKLIQTDNHFGNAAVNFDITYKHIAEHFKQVNNVQIFPGFIASTAAGETTTLGRGGSDYTAAIIAAAINADMLEIWTDVDGMMTADPRKVRKTFPLEQLSYKEALELSHFGAKVLYPPSVQPVLAKNIPLKIKNTFNPEAAGTLITEKSGNNQLAIKGISSIDVVALVTLNGSGMVGVSGFAMRLFNALAKHRINVILITQASSEHSITVAITPQDAIIAKHSIEEEFSRELQMGQIEPVEVEEGHSILAIVGENMRNTPNISGTLFSALGKNGVNVRAIAQGSSENNISIVISQSDTRKALNVIHEAFFLSGTKVLHIFLIGTGFVGGTLLDQLQRQAKYLLENHAVEIRVAGIANRRKMLLNEEGIPLSDWKALLENTGEPSDQGQFASRMHELNLRNSILVDCTASAEVVRLYEDSLKHGISIVTPNKVACSGPYGHYTNLKQIAARRGVKFLYETNVGAGLPVIKTLNDLTQSGDEIIRIEAILSGTLNFLFNEHKEGVSFSSIVKKAQELGYSEPDPRIDMNGVDVARKILILAREAGAKFDFADVVSENFLPAACRSAASVEEFFKILPEYDVHFENIRKETEAKGLRQRYVAVYENNTVKTGLHIVDQSHPFYQVEGNDNMVLFTTERYKVRPLIVKGAGAGAAVTAAGVFADIIRIANF, from the coding sequence ATGAAAGTATTAAAGTTCGGAGGCACCTCCGTAAAATCCCCCGAAATGATCCGTAAATCCGGCGCCATCGTTCAGGCAGCCTTAGCGGAAGAACCAGTTGCAGTTGTGTTTTCTGCCATGTCGGGCATTACCGATCAGCTGGCCGGTGTCGCTGCCTTAGCCTCACAAGGAAACGAAACGTATTTACAGGGACTGAAGGAAATTGAGAAAAAACACATCAGCGCGGTTAGTGAATTATTACCCATTCAACAGCAGAGTAGTGTCCTGGCTTCGGTAAAAATGATTCTCAACGAACTGGAAGATGTGCTGCAAGGTTTGTTTCTGCTCAAAGAGCTTACCCCCAAAAGCCGTGATTTTGTAATGAGTTTTGGTGAAAGGCTCTCTTCCTACCTCATCACCGAATACTTCAAATCTATTGGTATGAACGCTTCTCTCACCGACAGCCGCAAACTCATCCAGACAGATAATCATTTTGGCAATGCAGCTGTCAACTTTGATATAACTTACAAGCACATTGCTGAGCATTTCAAACAAGTAAACAACGTACAAATATTTCCAGGCTTTATTGCGTCAACCGCTGCCGGAGAAACCACTACGCTGGGAAGAGGAGGGTCTGATTATACAGCTGCTATTATTGCCGCCGCCATAAATGCAGATATGCTCGAAATATGGACAGATGTGGATGGCATGATGACAGCAGATCCCAGAAAGGTGCGAAAAACCTTTCCGCTGGAACAATTATCTTATAAGGAAGCCCTGGAACTTTCCCATTTCGGAGCCAAGGTATTATATCCACCATCTGTTCAACCAGTGCTGGCAAAAAATATTCCGCTGAAAATAAAAAACACTTTTAATCCGGAAGCTGCCGGAACACTCATTACGGAAAAAAGTGGGAATAACCAGCTGGCGATCAAAGGTATTTCATCTATAGATGTGGTGGCACTGGTTACCCTGAATGGGAGCGGAATGGTAGGTGTATCTGGTTTTGCCATGCGCTTATTCAATGCCCTGGCCAAGCACCGGATTAACGTGATTCTGATTACACAAGCCTCATCAGAGCATTCCATTACCGTAGCCATAACTCCTCAGGATGCCATTATTGCGAAGCATTCCATCGAAGAAGAATTTAGTCGTGAATTGCAAATGGGTCAGATTGAGCCGGTTGAAGTAGAAGAAGGACACAGCATCTTGGCCATTGTGGGAGAGAACATGCGGAACACACCTAATATCTCAGGCACTCTTTTTTCAGCCCTTGGCAAAAACGGAGTGAACGTTCGGGCCATCGCTCAAGGCTCTTCGGAGAATAATATCTCAATCGTAATCAGCCAGTCGGATACTAGAAAAGCACTGAATGTGATTCATGAAGCCTTTTTCCTCTCGGGCACAAAAGTGTTGCACATTTTTCTGATCGGAACCGGTTTTGTGGGAGGTACCCTGTTAGACCAGTTGCAGAGGCAGGCAAAATACCTGCTGGAAAATCATGCGGTTGAAATCAGAGTAGCAGGGATAGCCAACCGTCGTAAAATGCTTCTGAATGAGGAAGGTATTCCCCTTTCTGACTGGAAAGCCTTACTTGAAAATACTGGCGAACCTTCAGACCAAGGGCAATTTGCCAGCCGCATGCATGAACTTAATTTACGTAACAGCATTTTGGTAGACTGTACGGCCAGTGCCGAAGTAGTAAGGTTATATGAAGATTCATTAAAACATGGGATTTCTATCGTTACGCCCAATAAAGTAGCTTGCTCTGGTCCCTACGGCCATTATACTAATCTAAAACAGATTGCTGCCAGACGGGGGGTAAAATTCCTGTATGAAACCAATGTGGGCGCTGGTTTGCCGGTTATTAAAACACTAAATGATCTTACACAAAGTGGCGATGAAATCATTCGTATTGAGGCCATTCTGTCTGGTACCTTAAACTTTTTGTTTAATGAGCATAAAGAAGGTGTTTCATTCAGCAGCATTGTAAAAAAAGCACAGGAACTCGGCTATTCCGAACCTGATCCACGCATTGATATGAATGGTGTAGATGTAGCCCGTAAGATATTGATTCTGGCCAGGGAGGCGGGAGCAAAGTTTGACTTTGCAGATGTAGTATCAGAAAACTTTCTGCCTGCTGCCTGCCGGAGTGCTGCTTCCGTAGAAGAGTTTTTTAAGATTCTGCCAGAGTATGATGTTCATTTTGAAAATATCCGCAAGGAAACAGAAGCAAAAGGTTTACGGCAGCGTTATGTGGCCGTGTATGAGAATAATACAGTTAAAACGGGTTTGCATATTGTAGATCAGTCACATCCATTTTATCAGGTAGAAGGCAATGACAACATGGTGCTTTTCACCACCGAACGCTATAAAGTTCGTCCGTTGATTGTAAAAGGGGCAGGGGCAGGAGCTGCGGTAACTGCGGCTGGTGTATTTGCTGACATCATCCGGATTGCTAATTTTTAG
- a CDS encoding homoserine kinase gives MEKSIKIFAPATVANVAAGFDILGFALEKPGDEILIRKTDKTGIQIKNESAFTSMPLQPENNTAGVALQAYLDAIESKQGFEITFIKKVKPGSGIGSSAASSAAAVFGANELLGNPLPAKDLVAFAMEGERLASGSAHADNVAPALLGGFVLIRSYHPLDIIPLPTPERLCCSIIHPQIELKTEDARKVLKKQITLQNAVVQWGNTAGLIAGLFREDYALFGRSLQDVIIEPTRSILIPGYDQMKEAALQAGALGCNISGSGPSLFAFSTSLEEASRVAEAMQQVCSSLQIDSDIYVSRVNKKGPIVL, from the coding sequence ATGGAAAAATCCATTAAAATATTTGCACCGGCTACTGTAGCCAATGTTGCTGCCGGATTTGATATCCTGGGATTTGCCCTGGAAAAGCCAGGAGATGAGATTCTGATCCGCAAAACGGATAAAACCGGTATTCAGATCAAGAATGAGAGTGCATTCACTTCTATGCCCTTGCAGCCTGAAAATAATACAGCTGGGGTGGCTTTACAGGCGTATCTGGATGCGATTGAGAGCAAGCAGGGATTTGAGATTACCTTTATCAAAAAAGTAAAGCCGGGAAGTGGCATTGGAAGCAGTGCAGCCAGTTCGGCGGCAGCGGTGTTTGGTGCCAATGAATTGCTGGGGAATCCTTTGCCAGCTAAAGATTTGGTCGCTTTCGCGATGGAGGGTGAACGCTTAGCCAGTGGTTCGGCCCATGCTGATAATGTAGCCCCCGCTTTACTCGGTGGTTTTGTATTGATCCGTAGTTACCATCCCCTGGATATTATACCCTTGCCTACGCCAGAACGTTTGTGTTGCAGTATTATACATCCGCAGATCGAATTAAAAACTGAAGATGCCCGGAAAGTACTCAAAAAGCAGATTACGCTGCAAAATGCGGTAGTACAATGGGGGAATACCGCCGGTCTGATTGCTGGTTTATTCCGGGAAGATTATGCCCTCTTTGGACGCTCACTGCAAGATGTAATCATCGAACCCACCCGTTCTATTCTCATTCCAGGTTATGATCAGATGAAGGAAGCTGCTTTACAGGCCGGTGCGCTTGGATGCAATATTTCCGGTTCCGGACCTTCGCTGTTTGCTTTCAGCACATCCTTAGAGGAAGCAAGCCGGGTAGC